The nucleotide sequence CAGTATCGACAACTACGACACCTTCACGAACAAGGGCACCATCAACAACAGCGCTGACATCTGGACCGATACCGGCACCACGCTCACCAATGAGGGCACCTTCACCAACTCCTCCGGTGCCACGCTGGGGAACACCGGGACGATCACAAACTCGGGCACCCTCGAGCTCGGCGCCGGCAGCTCCTACAACTTCACCGGGGGCACCCTCACGAACACCGGGTCCCTCATCCTCCGCCGGGACTTCACCTTCAACGGTACCACCGGGGGCACCGTGAACCTCAACGCCGGCGGCACCCTCACGAATTACGCGACCCTCACGAACGCGGCGGGGCACTCCCAGGCGAACGCGGGCACCATCACCAACACCGCCGGCGGCACCATCACGAACTCGGGAACACTTGCCAACAACGCCGCGGGCACCATAACGAACAACGGCACGCTCACCAATGACGGAACCCTCACCAACGCCGGCACCCTCGAGCTCGGCGCCGGCAGCTCCTACAACTTCACCGGCGGCACCCTCACGAGCACCGGGTCCCTCATCCTTCGCCGGGACTTCACCTTCAACGGTACCACCGGCGGCACGGTGAACCTCAACGGCGGCACCCTCACGAACTACGCCACCCTCACGAACGCGGCGGGGCACACGCAGGATAATTGGGGCACCATCACCAACCATGGCACCCTCATCAACTCCGGGACGCTGAAGAGCCAGGGTTCGGGCAGCTTTAACAATACGAATGTCATCATCAACTCCGGAGTGCTTAACTACCACTCGCTGACCAACTCCGGCACCATCACCAACTCTGGTAGCTCTGGTTTCCTCTATCTCACGAACTCCGGCACCATCACCAACAGCTCCGGTGTCAATATGTTCGCCCTCAGTGACGGCGCTTGCACCAACTCCGGCACCATCACCAACTCCGGTTCCTTTACCCACGGCTCCGGCAACACGTTCACCAACAACGCCGGCGGCACGGTCACCAACAACGCCGGCGGCACCTTTCTCGTTTCAGGCACTCTCACCAACAACGGAACACTCACCAATGAGGGTACCCTGACCGATCTTCTTGCGGGTCCGCTCATCAACAACAGCACGTTCACCAACAACGGAACGTTCAATGCGAACGGCACGTTCACCAACAACGCCGATGGCACTCTGACCAACAACGGTACCCTCACGAACCCGGGTACCATAACGAACGCGGGCACTCTGGAGCTCGCCTCCGGCAGCTCCTACAACTTCACCGGCGGGACCCTCACGAACACCGGGTCCCTCATCCTCCGCCGGGACTTCACCTTCAACGGTACCACCGGGGGCACCGTGAACCTCAATGCCGGCGGCACCCTCACGAACTACGCGACCCTCACCAACGCGGCGGGGCACACCCAGGCAAACTCCGGCACCATCACCAACACCGCCGGCGGCACCCTCACGAACTCGGGAACACTTACCAACAACGCCGGCGGCACCATCACGAGCAACGGAACCCTCACCAATGACGGAACCCTCACCAACGCCGGCACCCTCGAACTCGCCTCCGGCAGCTCCTACAACTTCACCGGCGGGACCCTCACGAACACCGGGTCCCTCATCCTCCGCCGGGACTTCACCTTCAACGGTACCACCGGCGGCACCGTGAACCTCAACGCCGGCGGCACCCTCACGAACTACGCCACCCTCACGAACGCGGCGGGGCACACCCAGGCAAACTCCGGCACCATCACCAACGCGGCGGGAGCCACCTTCACGAACGCGGGTACGCTCACAAACTCCGGTACGATCACCAACAGCGGTACCTTTTCCAACCCTGGCACCATAACAAGCACAGGCACCTTCTCGAGCACAGGCACCTTCACCAACACAGGCACCTTCACCGGCACCATCACCAACTCGGGAACGCTTACCACCAACAGCGCCTTCACCGGCAACGTCACCAATTCAGGCACCCTCTCGGGTTCCGGCACGATAACCGGCAACGTCACCAACTCCGGCACCCTCGCCCCGGGCAACTCCATCGGCACGATGACGATCACCGGCGACTACACCCACAACGCGGGGTCAACCTACCAGGTGGAGGTGAACGCGGCGGGCCAGTCGGACAAGCTCGTCGTCACGGGGACTGCGACCTTGAACGGTGGCACCGTCTCTGTCCTCGCCGGGTCGGGGACCTACAACGTGAGCACCACCTACACCATCCTCACCGCCGGGAGCGTCGTCGGGACATTCGGCGGTGTGACGAGTAGTCTCGCCTTCCTCATCCCCTCGTTGACCTACGACCCCACGAACGTGTACCTCCTCCTCACGAGGAACACGACGGGCTTCGCCGACGTGGCCGACACCTCCAACCAGTACTCCGTGGCGTCCTCCCTCGACAGGGTGTCCGGCAGCGCGACGGGAGACATGGCGACGGTGCTCAACACCCTCCTCGGCATGACCGCCCCCTCCGCACGGGGTGCCTACGACCAGATGGGGGGCCTTGTCCACACCGCCCTGACCGGTGCCTCCCTCTCCTCCTTCCGGGGGTACATGGGTGTCATCTCCGGGAGGATGGGAGGGTTTCTCTCCGGTGGACCGCGGTCGTCCTTTGCCGGCCGTCCCGCCCTGCTCGCCTCGAGGACCGACACGGGCTCCGATGCGGGCAACACCCTCATGGCGGCCCTCGCGAACGCGGCAAAAGGCAGCGATCCCTCCTCCCGGGGCCTCTGGGCCGAGGGCTACGGCAGCCTGGGACAGAGGAGGGGCAACGACATATCCTCCCGGTACGACTCCGACATGGCGGGGTTCGCGGCAGGCTTCGACAGGCAGATAGGTTCGTCTTTTCTTCTCGGCGCCTCCCTGGGGTACTCCCACACGAAGGTCGACATGAAGGACCTCTCCGACGATGCCACCATATCCTCCTACCAGGGCTCCCTCTACGGCATCTACAGGATGAACCCCTTCTACCTCTCCGCCATCGCCGCCTACGGGTACAACCGCTACGACACGACAAGGGACATATCCTTCGGGACGATATCGAGACGGGCGAAGGCCTCCTATGCGGGTCAGACCCTGGGGGGATACCTGGAAGGCGGGTACCGCATTGCGACACCACCTGTCGACATCATCCCCCTCGTATCCCTTACGGGCATCTCCCTCATGCGGGACGGCTTCACCGAGAGGGACGCCGGGGCTCTCTGTCTCAATGCCGGCTCCGACACCACCTCCTCGCTCATGTCCTCCCTGGGCGTGAGGCTCACGAAGGACTACCGGGTATCGTCAGGCACCCTCACCCCCGCGCTGAGAATGACCTGGGACCACGAGTTCGCGAACGACGACTACGCCCTTGACGCCTCCTTTGCCGGCTATCCCCTCTCCACCTTCACGGCACGGGGAGACAGGCCCCACAGGGACTCCCTGGGTGCCTCTCTCTCGCTCGCCTTTGAGGCGAAGGAGAACATCTCCCTCAACCTCACCTACGACGGCAGCTTCTCCGGGGACACCACGCAGCACGCGGGGACGGTGGGACTGAGGTGGAGGTGGTGAGGAACTGGCGGAAGGGCGGCCCGAGCCGCCTTTTGTTGCTATTTCAGCATATCTGTAATAGTCTCAGAAGGTAGACGGACCATACATATCCTCAGGAACGCGAGATTCTTTCGTACGGAGAAGGAGGGACTATGAAGATGTTCTTTATGGGTTATGACGATTACTTCGATGAGCCGATCACGGAGGCCTTCGCGGGGGCCGGCGTCAGGTCCTATTTGAAACTGTATAAAGGGACCAGGTCGAGCGGCAAGGCCAACGCCATCTTCATCCCTGTTTCCGATGAGGAGCTCCCCGCTCTTCTTGAGGTCGTGCGGGGTCTGAAAGCACAGTACCCCGATGTCGGTATCAGGGCGTTCACTTTTCCCCTGGAGGAATGTGTTTAGAGGGCCTTCCTATGCCGCAGGTGACTGAATTTTTCCAGAGCTTCCCACCAATGGCTCGCCTGTCCATTGTATTGTTCCTTCTGCTGGTCGTGCCGATGGTTTGCCGGCGATTCTCTCTGCCGAGTGTCGTGGGCCTGCTCATATCGGGTATTGTCATCGGCTATCATGGACTCAGGATCATACCGGAAACCCCTGTTGTTTCAAATTTCATGGCCGATGTGGGCAAATTGATGCTCATGATGTTTGCCGGTATAGAGATCGATCATTCGCTTTTCAAAAGGATCTGGAAGCGCTCTCTGTTGTTTGGAGGTCTGACTTTTGCGCTACCCTGCCTGACAGGCGTCATCATCGGGTTTTTCTTCGGGTATTATTGGGTGGCAGCCCTGCTCATCGGTTCGCTCCTGGCCTCCCACACCCTCCTGGGTTTCCCGATAACCCAGAAGATGGGCATTTCCAGGAGCGATCCCGTTGTTATCACCACCGGGGCCACGGTCTTTACGGACGTCGGCTCGTTGCTGGTTCTGGCGGTCTGTCTCGAGATCCATCAAAGCGGGTTTTCCGCGTCGTCCGTCGCGATCCAGCTAGTTTTGCTGCTGATCTATGTGCCATTGGTCATCATCGGCATAGGACGCCTTGGCAACTGGCTGCTATCCAGGTTCAAGGCTGTGGAGGAACAGCAGTTCTCCCTGGTGCTTTTCCTCATGATCCTGGCCGCCTTCGGGGCCGAGATCATTCACCTCGAGCCCATTGTCGGGGCATTTATGATAGGCCTCGCCATCGGGCCGGTGGCGAAACGCGCCAAAGGGTTCGAGAAGCTGGAATTCCTGGGACTGAATCTTTTCATCCCCTTTTTCTACCTCAACATCGGCTTCCTGATCGATCTGAAGGTCTTCGCGCTGACAATGCTGGATAACGCCCCGCTGGTGATAGCTGTCGTCGGTGGCCTCATAGCTTCCAAATTCATCGCGGCCTTCCTGGTCAAAAGGATATATCGCTTTTCCAGACAGGAAGGTCTCCTTATCTGGTCCCTGTCCCTGCCTCAGGTTGCGGCGACGCTTGCGGCCGCCCTGGTTGCCTATAACACCGTCAACGGCCAGGGGGAGCACCTCATCAATATGCCTGTTCTCAATACGGTCATCGTGTTGATGGTGGTCACGGCATTCCTGGGGCCCATGCTGACAGCACGCTTTTCCGGGAAGATCGTCCAATCCTCCGGGAAGACCCAATAGGCGGGACGTCTTGTGGTACGCCCACCGTCGTGAGGACGATCTACCTGGTCTCGAAACCACCGACCGACGGACGTCTCGTCGTTCTAGAGGATCCTCTTCAGGACCGGTACCCGGAGCAGGACGTGATATGCCAGCAGGAAGCACAGGGGGACGGAGACAAGGCCGGCGATGGCCCACTTGATGACGGGGGCGACGACGAGCGTTTGCAGCGCCAGGCTCACGGCGATGATCATCGGCGGGTGGAACACGTAGACGGCAAAGGAGCTGTCGGACAGTTTCCGGGCAAGACCGCCGCCGTTGTTGAGCTTGTCGCGGAAAAGGGCCATGAGGCCCACCGTCATCGAGACGGCGACGAAGGACTCCCACAGGGCAAAGGAAAGACTCAGCCAGGAGACTCCCCCCGCGAGGCTGGCGTAGGCGCTTTTCAGGTGCGCGGCCTCAGCCGGGGAATGATAGACCCCGGCCATCCATTTGATGAGGAAGAGGACGGGAAAACCGAGAACGATCCCCGCTGTCAGCCACCTCCTGCCGGCCGCCGACGTTATCCGTTCCTGGAACTGTGTGTGCCAGGCGAGTATTCCGGCAATGAAGAGGATAATGTACTGGGAGAAGTGACAGAGCTGCATTCCCCAGAAGATGGTTCCCAGGGGGAAGGCGAGTCTCAGGAGGAACGCCCCGGCGGTAACGACCGGGATCAGCGCGATGAGCACGTGGAAGCTTCCATTGTCCCGCCGCCCCGCACCGGTGCTCGCCGCCGGGGGCCTGACGACGCGCAGGAGCGCGTATACGATTGAAAAGATGAGCAGTGCCACCGCAAACCACATGGGTCCGATACCGAGCAGGTTCATCCCGGCGGACATGAGATATCCCCGGTAATAGTCGAGAAAGTTCGACGCTCCGCCCCTCCACGCCGGTACCTCCACCCAGCAGATGAAAGGGGTCACGACCAGCAGGTAGACAAGCGCCGGCAAACCCAGCCGTCTCCAGCGTTCCTTCACAAAGCGGGCAACGCCCTTTCGGTCCAGCGCCCCCGGTGTGAAATAGCCGGCCACCAGGAACAGCATCCCCATGGAGAACCCCTGGACGAATGTCTGGAAGAGGCCGAAGAATACCTGACCGAACAATCCCGGCACCTGTTGCTCATTGTAGTACCACCTGCCGAGGTTGCTGTAGGTCACGGCGAGGTGCAGCAGAATGACCAGCATGATGACCATGGTCCGCAGATTGTCTATGTAGTAGTGCCTGACGGTATCGCTCTTCATCGCAGTCATAGGGGACGGACCGACAACCACACTATAGTAGGGCAGACCATCCCCTGTCAAGCTAATGGAGCTTTAGGGCCGCCTGCCGGCTAGGGGTGGGGGACGGCAGGCGGAAATGTCTAGAGTATGAATTGCTTCGTCAGCCCCTGCAGCTCGCCAGAAAGGTCGGCGAACTGTGAAGAGGCCGAGGCGTTTCCTTCGATCCTCTTCGTCATCTCCTGCACGGCGGCGTAGATCCTCTGGATGCTCTCGGAGATGTCGTTCGTTGCCATGGACTGTTCTTCGGACGCGACCGCTATCTGCCGGACCTGCTCCGTCACATTGTTGATCTGCTCGAACATGCTCTTGAAGTTCGTTTCGAGGGAGCGAACGTCGTTGGTGCCGACTTCGACCTCCTGCACCCCCTTTTCGATCGTTTCCACCGTTTTGCCCACCTGTTCCTGTATGGCGTCAACGTTGGTCTTTATGTCCTTTGTCGCGAGGCCCGTTTTTTCCGCCAGCTTGCGGACCTCGTCGGCCACCACGGCGAAGCCTCTGCCGTGCTCGCCGGCCCTCGCCGCCTCGATCGCGGCGTTGAGGGCGAGAAGGTTGGTCTGGTCGGCAATATCATTGATGAGGTCGACGACCTTTCCGATCTCTTCGGACTGGCTGCCGAGGTTTTCCACCGTGGCCGCCGAGGCCTTGACCATCTCACTTATCCTGTTCATGGCGCCGATGGTATCCTTCACGATGTTCTCTCCCTGGGCGGCCGCCTCGCTGGTCTTCTCCGAGCTTGCTGCGGCAGTCACGCAGTTGTGTGCTATCTCCGACGTTGTCTTGGACATCTCCTCCGTCGCGGCAGCGAGTGAATTTGCCTGCTCGAGGGTCTTTTCGGCCTCCCGCGTCATCTGGCTCGAATCGGCGCTCAGGTTGTCCGCGGCCGCGGCTATCGTGTCGCTGTCCCGCGCCACGGTCTTCATGGTGCCGTGAAGCTTCTCGATGAAGGTGTTGTAGTACTGCCCCATCCTGCCCATCTCATCCTGCGACGACACCTCTATCCTCTTCGTGATATCGCCCTGACCCTGGGCGATATCCTCGAGGGCGCCCACCATGCGTGTGATCGGTCCGATCACGACCCTTCTGAAGAGCCCGATGGAAAAGAAGACGAAAACGGCGATCACGATGATCCCTATGAGGGCGCTCAACATGATCGTATCC is from Syntrophorhabdus sp. and encodes:
- a CDS encoding methyl-accepting chemotaxis protein; amino-acid sequence: DGNSIAGKFDMVDAILNDLGDTATVFMKDGDDFLRVSTNVKKPDGSRAIGTRLGKDSAAYAPVTQGRSYVGDADILGKPYLTSYEPLKGANGDVIGILYIGIPKEQAHHLASKTLKDTIMLSALIGIIVIAVFVFFSIGLFRRVVIGPITRMVGALEDIAQGQGDITKRIEVSSQDEMGRMGQYYNTFIEKLHGTMKTVARDSDTIAAAADNLSADSSQMTREAEKTLEQANSLAAATEEMSKTTSEIAHNCVTAAASSEKTSEAAAQGENIVKDTIGAMNRISEMVKASAATVENLGSQSEEIGKVVDLINDIADQTNLLALNAAIEAARAGEHGRGFAVVADEVRKLAEKTGLATKDIKTNVDAIQEQVGKTVETIEKGVQEVEVGTNDVRSLETNFKSMFEQINNVTEQVRQIAVASEEQSMATNDISESIQRIYAAVQEMTKRIEGNASASSQFADLSGELQGLTKQFIL
- a CDS encoding acyltransferase family protein, with translation MTAMKSDTVRHYYIDNLRTMVIMLVILLHLAVTYSNLGRWYYNEQQVPGLFGQVFFGLFQTFVQGFSMGMLFLVAGYFTPGALDRKGVARFVKERWRRLGLPALVYLLVVTPFICWVEVPAWRGGASNFLDYYRGYLMSAGMNLLGIGPMWFAVALLIFSIVYALLRVVRPPAASTGAGRRDNGSFHVLIALIPVVTAGAFLLRLAFPLGTIFWGMQLCHFSQYIILFIAGILAWHTQFQERITSAAGRRWLTAGIVLGFPVLFLIKWMAGVYHSPAEAAHLKSAYASLAGGVSWLSLSFALWESFVAVSMTVGLMALFRDKLNNGGGLARKLSDSSFAVYVFHPPMIIAVSLALQTLVVAPVIKWAIAGLVSVPLCFLLAYHVLLRVPVLKRIL
- a CDS encoding cation:proton antiporter; the encoded protein is MVCRRFSLPSVVGLLISGIVIGYHGLRIIPETPVVSNFMADVGKLMLMMFAGIEIDHSLFKRIWKRSLLFGGLTFALPCLTGVIIGFFFGYYWVAALLIGSLLASHTLLGFPITQKMGISRSDPVVITTGATVFTDVGSLLVLAVCLEIHQSGFSASSVAIQLVLLLIYVPLVIIGIGRLGNWLLSRFKAVEEQQFSLVLFLMILAAFGAEIIHLEPIVGAFMIGLAIGPVAKRAKGFEKLEFLGLNLFIPFFYLNIGFLIDLKVFALTMLDNAPLVIAVVGGLIASKFIAAFLVKRIYRFSRQEGLLIWSLSLPQVAATLAAALVAYNTVNGQGEHLINMPVLNTVIVLMVVTAFLGPMLTARFSGKIVQSSGKTQ
- a CDS encoding autotransporter domain-containing protein → MVRFPATILFLVLAAVSTGVAVQAAELDPSPTNTGTILVSDERENNANPYSNQARIDVLAPGTLVNVRTMNNSADAQINSYGILTNSSTGTITNPDAFIRVYGGTFTNEGTVNNSGDDGYIWTDGGTALTNKGVINNSTSGYILNDSTANPAVMTNQGTITNTGASYIQNYGVFTNSSAGTITNTGASYIENYGVFTNSSAGTITSTDSHIKVYNGSTFTNEGTINNSGNAGDIETNSGSTFTNKGTIVNSGSGWIYNDSLTGGKTAIMINEGTITNTGASYIENFGKFTNSSTGIINNTGSSSIDNYDTFTNKGTINNSADIWTDTGTTLTNEGTFTNSSGATLGNTGTITNSGTLELGAGSSYNFTGGTLTNTGSLILRRDFTFNGTTGGTVNLNAGGTLTNYATLTNAAGHSQANAGTITNTAGGTITNSGTLANNAAGTITNNGTLTNDGTLTNAGTLELGAGSSYNFTGGTLTSTGSLILRRDFTFNGTTGGTVNLNGGTLTNYATLTNAAGHTQDNWGTITNHGTLINSGTLKSQGSGSFNNTNVIINSGVLNYHSLTNSGTITNSGSSGFLYLTNSGTITNSSGVNMFALSDGACTNSGTITNSGSFTHGSGNTFTNNAGGTVTNNAGGTFLVSGTLTNNGTLTNEGTLTDLLAGPLINNSTFTNNGTFNANGTFTNNADGTLTNNGTLTNPGTITNAGTLELASGSSYNFTGGTLTNTGSLILRRDFTFNGTTGGTVNLNAGGTLTNYATLTNAAGHTQANSGTITNTAGGTLTNSGTLTNNAGGTITSNGTLTNDGTLTNAGTLELASGSSYNFTGGTLTNTGSLILRRDFTFNGTTGGTVNLNAGGTLTNYATLTNAAGHTQANSGTITNAAGATFTNAGTLTNSGTITNSGTFSNPGTITSTGTFSSTGTFTNTGTFTGTITNSGTLTTNSAFTGNVTNSGTLSGSGTITGNVTNSGTLAPGNSIGTMTITGDYTHNAGSTYQVEVNAAGQSDKLVVTGTATLNGGTVSVLAGSGTYNVSTTYTILTAGSVVGTFGGVTSSLAFLIPSLTYDPTNVYLLLTRNTTGFADVADTSNQYSVASSLDRVSGSATGDMATVLNTLLGMTAPSARGAYDQMGGLVHTALTGASLSSFRGYMGVISGRMGGFLSGGPRSSFAGRPALLASRTDTGSDAGNTLMAALANAAKGSDPSSRGLWAEGYGSLGQRRGNDISSRYDSDMAGFAAGFDRQIGSSFLLGASLGYSHTKVDMKDLSDDATISSYQGSLYGIYRMNPFYLSAIAAYGYNRYDTTRDISFGTISRRAKASYAGQTLGGYLEGGYRIATPPVDIIPLVSLTGISLMRDGFTERDAGALCLNAGSDTTSSLMSSLGVRLTKDYRVSSGTLTPALRMTWDHEFANDDYALDASFAGYPLSTFTARGDRPHRDSLGASLSLAFEAKENISLNLTYDGSFSGDTTQHAGTVGLRWRW